The genomic window TGTTGCCGCACGACTCATTTCTGCGCTTTGGAATCGCCTCGTCAACCTTAACACCCTAActcagtgtgcatattcttcatactttCTCCTGTGGTATTTGGCAAGGCGAATTTATCATGCAATCAAGACCTTCAATCAGTGACCATTTTCCTATTTCTCTGACCTTAAGGTTTggttcagaggtgatattgtaaggagaaattacatggcACTCACTTTTACGGATTACTTTTACGGACTAAAGAGTTAGATGGATGCGATCTCATCATGGAGGCCGAAGTCTTCGATTgatcggctgagctttctaGAATTATGTGCTAAAGACAAGTTACTGGTGAATCAGGCCGaatgcttttgcaaagaacgaaaTGTTTCGTCGATTCTCAGATGACTGCAATACGTTCTGTCCCACTAGCAGGTCTCAAGCGCGCCAAAAAAGGCTGTTCGTTTAACACCAAGTAACCAAACAACATGTTTGTTGTATGTTCATTTGGTCTTTGTGCCAGACTAATTAGACAGCGAGAACTTCCAGAAGAGGGATTCCTGAGGTCTTAAAATAATATCCTGTTGTTGATGCGGTAAATCAAATCGCTCTCGATCGTACGCTTTAGGCGGGAAATGCCTCAAGTCGAATAATCATGTGGAATTGAAAGATGTCAGTCGAGAATAGCCGATATTCGAGAACTAGTAGAGGATAATGATTATATAAGTTAACGGTGGATGCCTCAACCTTCattcaaaagaaagagtccAGACAAAGAGCGTTTACCTGATATTAAGTACTGTGAATTCAATTTTCGTGttctctcttgggtagtgtatacctgagggttaatttttaatctctttcataccctcttgggtagtgtatacccgagggttatttttaatctcttctatacccttcTGGGTAGTTTATACCTAAGGGTTATCTTTGATCTCTCCTATAtcctcttaggtagtgtatacttgagagttatttttaatcttttccatACCCTCTTGAgttgtgtatacctgagggttttttttaatctcttctttaccctcttgggtagtgtacacttgagggttatttttaaacTCTTCTACACCCTCTCGGGTAGTGtgtacctgagggttatttttaatctctctcaTGCCCTCTTGAGTattgtatacctgagggttatttttaagcTCTTCTTTACCCTATTTTACACGGCAGTCGCGTAAGATGATATTCATAAGAGTGAATGAATGtgaatgacctaaaatgaatGAATGTGAATGACCTAAAATGTAGTAACACTGTTTCAGAGAAACGTGAAGACCAGCTTATACCCTGTTATAGTCAATTTCGGCAAGAGTGTTGTCTtcggaaaagctaaaaatgccaTTCCAAAACCTTGGCATATGAAAGGTCATTATAAGAATAGTTGCATTGCGCCGAAGCTTGTAGACGGAACAGGGAGACCGTCAGTTGAAAGCGATGTGTATTCTCTGGATTAtctaatcaacacagtttcgggacttaaaaagttcaaaaccaTGACCTGTATAAAGAAGGGTTTGTCGGAGTTAGCCTTAAATACGCCTAGACCTTCGATCATGGAGGTGAAATCAGCTTTTACCAGGGCCGCTCTTTGGGCTATGTttgagtttcttctttttacgtgttttaaattgttcctgttaTATGTTGCTGTAACATTGGGCCAGGACTATCTGTGGACCTTGTGTTAACGATTTACAgttgtcttctttaagacatGCATTGTTTCTACAAAGAAAATTAGCTTAGCGTACCGCCCCTTTGGTTATTTCGAATTAGACCCGTTAAGTTTCTTAGTGGCATTTCTCTCGATTCTTGTTTCTGGACAATGTGCGAGCAAAGTAGAGTTGTATCTTGAAAATGGTTAGAAATTTAATTATCAGAACTTGCGGTTTTTTCCCAGTTCAGTCAGACGACCGCGGGAACGAAGTTGTTTACCATAATGAAGCCGAAACCAAAACGCGACACTTGAACTTGCATTTGGGTCAATGCATACCGAGGTCGCGCTTGTGTGCGACCACATCCATTTTAGGCATCCACACTTTTTACTGACTTGCTTCTCATTTCACAATGCGTTTTTCAAAACGTTGAACAAAGTTCTGGGCATGATTGATCCACCTCCCCTGTGCTgagtaaataataatttttagaGGTGGTCTGCAAGGCCCTGCAGTTACTTTGATGCTAACCTAGAGAGGAAGGAAGTTCATATAGACATTACACCAGCTATCAAGTTTTTCCATTGGCCTCCAATGGCCTCCAATGgaaaagagtttaaaatgaCATCACACTTAGCTCATGAAGGCGTTGTAATACACCCCTAGCATGCACTATGTTCTAAAGGGCTGTTCATCTTTTATTAGAACAAGGTTCGGGTGAGAGATCGAGAGGGGAGATGGAGTTTGGATGAATACAGCTTAACCTAAACGAAAAAACATTTCCTATCAAATTTCTGGGATAAattagtttttcttaaaaattattagGCTCTTTTGATTAATATATTAACTAATATTGATGTTTCTGCCATTAAGTCGGTTCAGGGTCGGTGCATCTCGTAAGAACTAGTTTGTTAAAGTGAATGGTTTGAACCTGGGAGTAACATTTGATCACATTGTTCGGTAGAGGTtaagtcctgagaaggactgttgttagTGGCTACTGACGCTATACAAATGACTCATTCACCACATCTACATCACAAACTAACCAGACAGTATGGCTTAACATCACCGACCAGACCAAACCTGGCCAATCATGACTGACTTACACCATTTGATTCTTATAGCCAGTGATATCACggctaaactgaccaatcaatTTATACAACTGGACTTATAACACTCAACGGACAACAACTCTTTACTTGACTCTGATGTTGACTTCCGCTAAGGTTGACAAATCATTAGTCACCACTCCTGAAAACAATACTTCTCAACTTCTcaaagtttgattaaaaaaaaaagagcttttctATACAACGAGAAAACTTAGAATCACTCCTGAcaactatttttttcatttatttggcATGTTAACAAAGTCTCTACTGTAGGTTCTCTTGATTTACATTTGCTCTTAGagatgatttttgtttttgtttctctttggtGGAAAATCTGCTAGTGTTTACAATTGCAGTAATCTCGGGGATGGTTTATCCTTATCATAGAGGCACAGTTTGGCATTCCACTTCTCTCCTATTTTGTCTTGTCAAATTCTGTAATTCTCCTGTCATCtatctctttttctctctcatCTGTACCTCTTTGTACGGAGGCATTTTTCATTAGCAATTCTTGCCCTAAAAAATAACGATATTGATgataaaatcacaaaaatagaATCAAGAAATAACTCTTGAACTCTGTAAGTAACAATTTTCATCCACATATGCAAAATACAGCAATAGGTTTTGAGGTACAGGTAAGTGTCTTTAGCCTAACCAAGGTACAATCTGCAAAAATTAATGGAATATGTTTGATGACAAAACCACAGAGACCATACCTTGATTCATGGTTAATTAGGAAACATATAGCAGCAATCAGAATTAAGATGATAATACTGTAAAAAAGACATGCCCTCATTTAGGTAGCACAATGTAAAATTGTTTATTACTTAGTCACCATGGAACGagtgaaaacttttttcttaatttagcGCGCAGAAATAGAATCAGTCAAAGTTAAAGGTAGATCTCTTGAAATCATTGAAAACACACTGTTTAAGAGAGGATGTCggcatccatcgaacaaatttgaaatattgtggcaagtcgcccaaaattcgtttcctctcctactttcatattttgtagcccaatatattctaataattgtggtgtagttttttgtgaaaatttattttagttttcgagaaatgacttttttcgttcgaccgctcaaatatgcaaattttcaccgtgaatattacccgagttaCGTGACCTCATATAACGAATGTAttagacctacggtatttctgttaacataatcctttgttttatcatctaagcttaatcccctgtcgttattgaagctggcaaagaaatatttattttttggtgaatatttttgtccgacatacttttcctataaACGGTAAAGAATATATGAAAGCCacatatttgaactgcggataaagacgtgaatgaaagtgatcctcgcagtaatgtgcactacttaggcagtagtgaaaataaggcctgaaaaaataaaCCCGTGCATAGtcatatatgactttcatatattcttaaccgtttatttcatcacttcacgggtttatttagaaccaacatcataacccgctcccagttggcttgttagctcagttggtagagcgctgcaccggtatcgcaaaggtcatgggttcaaatcccgtacaggcctgaatttttttacgtcaagcgtaattttgctcacggtggtaagtagcctacttaccgaagccagCTTatacgaattttccagacatcttgagtactatctgtacatgtgatacacgcttgccaattcccctatcagcttttggaatcgacttaaccctacctttaccatagctggacatttcttttggcaccctacatctgctattggaaccacgattccacccaacaccgagataTGATCtgtgagtggggcaatttgtaaaatcatcgatatcttttggcgtctcgaagatgccggtgtcccagcggatttgggcCCCCcagtccaaatccgctagcggatatggaccctcCCAGTCCAACAACCCCCCAACCCCCCAACCCCCCAACCCCCCAACCCCCCAACCCCCCAACCCCCCaacccccaacaaaactgagtgaaaacatcatccttaacgttctagtaaaaatggatgatactttacgttccagtgcgtactaaagtatgtttttaattcaaaacttgcgtatcgttaatgcatacgaactggcatcttgttggatgtttcttttgaccaatggaaaatgggcaagaatttagtttaatgtctggagagaggtcgtttttgaaccttttccgcgatagtcgaacaccgctagattcaatgagagacaaacttgtgacactaatttgttttgtcactgttcaatgcccgagtgttgggacgacatgtACAGTAGGAGTTGTGCGAGGAaaggttacacatgagctgcgagggatttaagactgccccaGAGGGtgagtggctctgcattgtctgcagattaccagactctagacgtcttcgtaattgttaaggtgttatttcggatccctcaacagttaataatcgttaaaattagaaaataagattgatctccacttttgttaagacgttgacattaatgttgatttgcatctgaaaataagctgagagttccaatagttcagaatagaaacatttttacttatcataggctttacgaacgacttgtaatacgagtagtttcttcgtttttgttcaaaaactgtttaatgttatgtttttagaaaatcagactgagttatttttgtgactggacgcaatagtctccactattgttatgacgtttcgtaccaatgttgattcgcatcagaagaagcaaagatttattgtaacaattgcaatagttcgaatgcagtagtttgttcacatttaattcttgcgtatactgtacgactcgctataatgaatgtggtagaattggaacgaaatggccggtttttttttaccttcattgAGGAaatgtgttgtgattgaaaagaacatcgacaaaaaagcttgtaaatagaattagttaccaaatatgatacaaaggatgcttaaaaggaaaatttggtgggggggggggggggtccaaatctgcgaaggggagtccatatccgctagcggatttggatcgggggggtccaaatccgctgtgacaccggcacgcgacaaaacaagatcaacttcattttctggatctgaaaacttgcaactccgcgagtgacttgaaatgtctttttaacaatcacgcaaggTAACGACCCGGTCTTCTCggtaactaaacccacaagttccaccagcgaacgatttaactaaatagcaaatctccatgtcagcatgtaagatgagacgcttataaaacagatcagttagctaaatcagtatatagcttgtcaatcaaattgactacTGTAACCATACTTTTACTTCAgctggcaaaggaatcattgatggatctggacattttagttttctgaatgcaataattcctgaaaggtttttctagatgtcatgcaaagaggaaaaaaacccatctcttggtctttcggaggttgattcatcttgaATCTCTATGTCAcgtttgtcacgcaactgataAAATAAGTTAGAGAatatatataaactggaactcaaatctgactagaatgtggtagagcataattaacgtaatcatcgaaacagctaataaaatcataagtaaacaaggtaagagtgttatgttatatttttttgcaaattgtagtgatttatgccagttaacggtggcgacaaataggtgcaccatgtatatttcaaagtagctatcaagtaaattttgccggattttgagttcgtctcaagatagaacaacacaaacacacaagtaaatttttacagtaactttgtaaccatcctttggtcttttaaaagcttgaagctcagtagattgtgtcatatcggtcattgttaaaactgtctttgttttgatgctacttttcgacataggaaaagtatgtcggacaaaaatatttaccaaaaaataaatatttctttgctagcttcaataacgacaggggattaagtttagatgataaaacaaaggattatgctaacagaaataccgtaggtcaagtacattcgttacatgaggtcacacaactcgggtaatattcacggtgaaaatttgcatatttgagcggtcgaacaaaaaaaaattatttctcgaaaactgaaataaattttcacaaaaaaactacaccacaattataagaacatattgggctacaaaatatgaaagtaggagggaaaacaaatttgggtgacttgccgctgtttgtttgatgcatgctgacattagctcttaagaagTTAGTCTGCTTTTTGGGTTCCATCTGTTTTATgtataaacaaatatatttcttaTTATTTACTTAGCCACCTCTCATGTGATAGATATTCAGCATTGGCATGATCAatgtatatgttgtggttcttaaaaaagttatttttgatTGAAAGTTTTCCAATTTGActtgattttaatattttattgtttcataTTCATTATCATGATCtataacaaaaatcaaagtgctctgtgagcaaactcgtgaattgacacatgattttttggattatgtttaatgttatctggtttagggaattttgtggttgattgtcatatctagagtaagagcagtagttcagtgttcgctaatgtagcaaagaaacaaagtaactttgggataagaaggcattataattgaaatgatcatgctattgcatttgacaagggtggatgatgtcgtgttttaaacgtatacTAGATATAGCTATCGCTAAGTGCCAACGAGCAACCAATGAAAAGAAATACTCATTGGTAATGTTAAAAAATGGAGTCATGTTTTGTGGGTGTAAATTTTAGTAGTGAAGTATTCCAACCAAcgtgaaatgttttaaattttgaggTGAATATGgtgaaaacgaaaataagtttcttgattttacaTTATTGCAATACAAAAGTTTGTGCTGCAATGATAGCCAAGTgtgttttcttccctttctaaAAATTATGTGTAAAACTGAATAATATAAGGTAATACAGAACAAAAATGAACCCACAATAACAACTCTTAATTGTATATGaactgtaacaaaatatttctgaatcactaaataaattttttcttcacagtCATTCAACTGGGATAGCACAACTATTAAGTTTGGGATGCATGGGCCAGTCTGAGATAACACATGCTACATCAGTattaaacaataattttaattttccaacATCGTTCGAGACAGTCACACAATGTTATTGGACTGTTCACACAGAATGAACTAATCAGAGTTTACTTCTGGACGTTTAAAGGAAAGAACTTTGTATTGTTCATTGTTTGGACATTGTTgaccaaacaaatattttcttcgAGACAATATAAGATAAACTTCAACGTCATTAATTTTATCCTTAATTAAGGGATGTATAGAGCGAAATCTCTAACACATGAATctaaactgtaacaaaatatttttcattcactgCTATAACGTTCCTCAAAGTCAAACACCTGGGAAAGCAGATGCACATCTTTTAGCTTTGGGATGCATGGGCCAGTCCGAGACTACACATGTTACATCAGTattaaacaacaattttaacTTTCCAACGTCCTCCGAGACAATCACACAAGGGTATTGGACTGTTCACAGACAATGTGCTAATCAGAGTGTACTTCTGGACGTTTAAAGGAGAGAATCTTTGTAATGTTTGTTGTTTGGACATTGTATACCAAACAAATGTCTTCCAGAGACATAAGATAAACTTCAATGTCATCGATTTTATCCTTTAGGGATAAGGTTGATCCTGCCAGCAGGGTTTCTAGTTGCTCAGTGAAAGCCTGGATCCACATCTCTTTGCTGTTGTCACCTTCTGATTCAGTGATAGAAATTTTTGCTGAAGCCTGCAGTTTGATATCTCTTGATCTTTGACGTGTACCACAGTTTTCACACTTCAGTGTGGTGCAAGTGAATGATTCAACATCATTTAAGCGTTTTTTGCACACTTTGCAGGAACAAAAGATGTTTAGCTTTGACACCAAATTGAATTCTGAAGCAGTTACTTCCTTTTCTGGACTTTTGAGCATATCTGGTCCAGTCAGGGTTTGCACTGTTTGTGTTGTAAGGTTTGCTGTTGTGTTTGGCGATGTACTTAGATACGTCGACCCTTGGAAATTCTTTACTGTCAGGTTGGTGAAGCAGTATGATTTACCCGTTGTCAAGGTATGGACAAGGGGTTCCCAAATGTGAATCATTGATGACCCAGTGTTGTCCTCCAACACGCAATCTTCCTTCACATGGGCTGTTGCTCCAGTGGATCTGAGAACAACAGCCTTGAGGTCTTCTTTTCCCATAGTGAGGGAACCACTGACATTGACTTTTTGGTTTGGGTGCAAACCTTTTACATTCGACACAGTAACTGACTTTGCAGCACTTGATTCACCTGCACTTTCAAGCTTTGGCTGCTCGGTGTAACAAAATGATACATCTGACAAGCCTGCTTTATGTACGGCAGATTGTTGATTGAAAATACATTCATTGTCGTCTTTTACAATAATGTTCTTGAGCTGTACTGGGCTCTTGGTTTCCTCAAAATGTTTTAAGGAATCATGGACATAGAGATTAAATCCTACCAAACGTTTCACTTTAGTGGGTGAAGTTTGAAGCTGAAATTCATACCACTGATGCTTTGACTTAAGGGACTTCTTAATTGGACTGAGGTTGTGAATAAACCCATGGTCGTTTGCTGCAAGTAAACAATTAAGATGGTTAGAATATGCATAAGAGAATTATGTTTGATTGGCATGGTAATGTCAAATAATTTGGGGGGTTGgatatttcaagaaaatgacACATTGCAGGTAAAGCTTGAAATATAAAGGAGTCAGCATGTACTCATTATTATGAGTGAACAACAATAACCAAGAACAAAATTGCCTCTACCTTTCACAGATACAGTAGTCAGGTGCTAGGGGCTGAGTTGCTGCAAAATAACAGGGACACCAGTTGTCCCTGTTTAGTCTTAGACTACTTAAAGGGGCATGAATTCTGTATTTataagataaaataattatattcaGTACTTACAATAAGTCCTTTTGCTTGCCATCGTCtgcaacaaaaaatgttttacaaattaaaaatacatcaCACATAGATACATATTTTATTGACTTTCCTCCAGaggcttttcaaagacaataattaaatcaagtcaaacaaagaaaaacagggGAACACAATAATTGGTATTTGGATGTCTTGTTTAGCTTTTGGAGAACATGCTTACTGTATTAAGTCAAAGTTACTCATGATGACCATTTTTAGAAGCATTTAGAGATAAAGAATCAAGTCTCTTTTCTTCAATTAACctatatttcaaaaaatttgattttttgtaAGCTTGCAACCTTTCAAATGTCATTGGCTCAATTATGA from Pocillopora verrucosa isolate sample1 chromosome 8, ASM3666991v2, whole genome shotgun sequence includes these protein-coding regions:
- the LOC131782151 gene encoding uncharacterized protein, with amino-acid sequence MASKRTYSNDHGFIHNLSPIKKSLKSKHQWYEFQLQTSPTKVKRLVGFNLYVHDSLKHFEETKSPVQLKNIIVKDDNECIFNQQSAVHKAGLSDVSFCYTEQPKLESAGESSAAKSVTVSNVKGLHPNQKVNVSGSLTMGKEDLKAVVLRSTGATAHVKEDCVLEDNTGSSMIHIWEPLVHTLTTGKSYCFTNLTVKNFQGSTYLSTSPNTTANLTTQTVQTLTGPDMLKSPEKEVTASEFNLVSKLNIFCSCKVCKKRLNDVESFTCTTLKCENCGTRQRSRDIKLQASAKISITESEGDNSKEMWIQAFTEQLETLLAGSTLSLKDKIDDIEVYLMSLEDICLVYNVQTTNITKILSFKRPEVHSD